The following are from one region of the Etheostoma spectabile isolate EspeVRDwgs_2016 chromosome 17, UIUC_Espe_1.0, whole genome shotgun sequence genome:
- the cuedc2 gene encoding CUE domain-containing protein 2: protein MDLHKIIHSALHEFIQVYIPDADLSTLDDVLLSYITGVLEDLGSQQSVEENFDVEVFAEMLEAYIPGFAEIDSVKVCEMMFNLASKLATARTSADEANLEPKARAEEISLKLTDLPSEPPPGETQCLKTQTEGATAKLPVSEWESQEQHLLEMFPKCSLSEARSALSIAKGDMEEAVRLIIEGDVQLSPTPLNVNHGKSISSLVDQKLKESILEKYMLVDREDDKKTHRPVAPKDAPKKLVRYHSNQVVTTKGERYHLVKKDEAEDMKKTYVNLKPARKYRFH from the exons ATGGACCTCCACAAAATCATCCACAGTGCGCTGCACGAATTTATTCAGGTTTACATTCCTGATGCAGATCTCAG CACACTGgatgatgttcttctgtcttaCATCACTGGTGTCCTGGAGGATCTCGGCTCCCAGCAGAGTGTTGAGGAGAACTTTGATGTGGAGGTCTTCGCAGAGATGCTAGAAGCTTACATACCTGGTTTTGCGGAAATTGACAG tgTCAAAGTCTGTGAAATGATGTTCAATCTGGCTTCAAAACTAGCTACTGCTAGGACATCAG CTGATGAAGCAAACCTTGAGCCTAAGGCAAGGGCAGAAGAGATTTCATTGAAACTCACCGACCTTCCCAGTGAACCGCCACCAGGAGAAACGCAGTGccttaaaacacaaacagagggCGCCACTGCCAAG CTACCAGTGTCTGAGTGGGAGTCCCAGGAGCAACATCTGCTGGAGATGTTTCCCAAGTGTAGTCTGTCCGAGGCTCGCAGCGCCTTGTCTATTGCCAAAGGAGACATGGAAGAAGCTGTGCGTCTTATCATAGAGGGTGATGTCCAACTCAGCCCCACTCCTCTTAAT GTAAACCATGGGAAGAGCATTTCCTCACTGGTAGACCAGAAACTTAAAGAGAGCATCCTTGAAAA GTACATGCTGGTGGACAGGGAGGATGATAAGAAAACACACCGGCCTGTCGCCCCCAAAGAT gCTCCAAAGAAGCTAGTTCGGTACCACAGTAACCAGGTGGTAACCACAAAAGGAGAGCGATATCACCTTGTGAAGAAAGACGAAGCGGAGGACATGAAGAAGACGTATGTCAACCTCAAGCCTGCACGAAAGTACAGATTCCATTAA